One Drosophila subobscura isolate 14011-0131.10 chromosome U, UCBerk_Dsub_1.0, whole genome shotgun sequence DNA window includes the following coding sequences:
- the LOC117902753 gene encoding tRNA-dihydrouridine(20a/20b) synthase [NAD(P)+]-like produces the protein MNLPQQRPHHEIAALFAAAQPDFLRVSAPMVRYSKLEFRRLVRKNGVQLSFTPMMISESINNSEKARQNEFTTDPDDQPLVAQFAAKDATEFVTSAQLIYPYVDGIDLNCGCPQSWAMSKGYGCGLLRQPERVREVVQQVRRTLPSDFSVSVKMRLLGGSEADSVERTIDLARQLEHAGVTFLTLHGRTPAQKHSKDTLNISAMEEVRKSLQIPLIVNGNVESWSDACELHAQTGAAGVMAARGLLANPALFNSDYPTATTTPLACVEQWLDIAAAAGDNLLFQCFHHHLTFMWSSEMKRSLRVQFNSLSTKKQVVEFLGEHYNVRTSGPAPEPAPYTDCTYTHFTPPRHARHIAAEAEELAWSSRSDGKFFTEFKEHQISKPAGDDLELGDLFGAEE, from the coding sequence atgAATTTGCCACAACAAAGGCCGCATCATGAAATTGCCGCTTTATTCGCAGCTGCCCAGCCCGACTTTCTGCGGGTAAGTGCGCCCATGGTACGATACAGTAAGCTAGAATTTCGAAGATTGGTGCGGAAGAATGGAGTACAATTGTCATTCACACCTATGATGATCTCCGAATCGATCAACAACAGCGAAAAGGCTCGCCAGAATGAGTTTACCACGGACCCGGACGATCAGCCACTGGTTGCACAGTTTGCGGCTAAGGATGCGACAGAGTTTGTCACTTCTGCTCAGCTCATCTATCCCTATGTCGATGGCATCGATTTGAACTGCGGCTGCCCCCAGAGCTGGGCGATGTCCAAGGGCTACGGATGCGGACTGCTGCGTCAGCCGGAAAGGGTGCGAGAGGTGGTTCAACAGGTGCGGCGGACCCTGCCCTCGGACTTTAGTGTCTCTGTGAAGATGCGTCTACTTGGCGGCAGTGAAGCGGATTCAGTGGAGAGGACCATCGATCTGGCCCGCCAACTGGAGCACGCTGGAGTCACTTTCTTAACCCTACACGGTCGGACACCTGCGCAGAAGCATTCCAAGGACACGCTCAACATCTCCGCCATGGAAGAAGTGCGCAAATCTCTGCAGATTCCCCTGATAGTGAACGGAAACGTGGAATCCTGGTCAGATGCCTGCGAACTACACGCTCAGACTGGTGCGGCGGGCGTAATGGCTGCCCGAGGCCTCCTCGCCAATCCGGCGCTGTTCAACAGCGATTACCCGACAGCCACTACTACCCCTTTGGCTTGTGTGGAGCAGTGGCTGGacattgccgctgctgccgggGATAATTTGCTCTTCCAGTgctttcatcatcatctgacGTTCATGTGGAGCAGCGAAATGAAGCGTTCCCTGCGAGTCCAGTTCAACAGTCtgagcacaaaaaaacaggtTGTGGAATTTCTCGGAGAACACTACAATGTGCGAACCAGTGGACCCGCGCCAGAACCGGCCCCTTACACAGACTGCACGTATACGCACTTTACACCACCCAGGCATGCGAGGCATATTGCTGCCGAGGCGGAGGAATTAGCCTGGAGCTCCAGAAGCGATGGAAAATTCTTTACAGAGTTTAAAGAGCATCAAATTTCCAAACCGGCAGGAGATGACCTGGAGCTTGGTGATCTTTTTGGTGCAGAGGAATGA
- the LOC117902752 gene encoding protein CNPPD1: MGRSKFAPAKKVMQHDEFMNRIRKTLYYGVGTADGEMEVSMPFAEYASEIFSEPHRGHSLHRLSCVTAGKIQTTPCSLIMALIYLDRLNVIDPGYGYRITPQELFVVSLMISTKFYAGHDERFYLEDWAKEGNMTEARLKEMELEFLSAIDWNIYISNEQFFAKLSSVERTLAEREGLRRGWLTYSELMQLLPSFTWMKFLLNSITVMALSYAASVITLAGAFFIASQVPGTLWHRRTGTDDVASTANSTTLATPASAPNATQAAPVISNEMNPSPANESCGALNVEAELLKLEQQYCDEARLNEMESNTQRYARSVPNLPLKTNNRKNEMFAARDNADHWLSIKSEYSDSRVNPNYWISGYRNRHDDDLDHWHQAQNASVFWQLVNDAVQSSFLVRWPEIWPKLI; the protein is encoded by the exons ATGGGGCGCAGCAAATTCGCTCCGGCGAAGAAG GTGATGCAGCACGACGAGTTTATGAATCGGATACGGAAAACGCTCTACTATGGCGTTGGCACAGCAGACGGTGAAATGGAGGTGTCCATGCCCTTTGCGGAATATGCATCGGAGATATTTTCAGAGCCCCATCGAGGTCACTCGCTGCATCGACTAAGCTGCGTGACTGCTGGCAAAATCCAGACCACACCGTGCTCCCTAATCATGGCCCTCATCTACTTGGACCGCTTGAATGTAATTGATCCTGGCTATGGCTACAGAATCACACCCCAGGAGCTGTTCGTTGTTTCATTG ATGATTTCTACCAAGTTCTATGCCGGCCACGATGAGAGGTTTTATCTGGAAGACTGGGCCAAAGAGGGCAACATGACCGAAGCAAGACTCAAGGAAATGGAACTCGAGTTTCTGTCGGCAATA GACTGGAATATATACATATCGAATGAACAATTCTTTGCGAAGCTAAGTAGCGTTGAGCGAACCCTGGCCGAACGAGAGGGACTGCGACGGGGCTGGCTGACCTACAGTGAACTGATGCAACTGCTGCCCAGCTTTACGTGGATGAAATTTTTGTTGAACAGCATAACCGTAATGGCACTGAGCTATGCAGCGAGTGTGATAACCTTGGCGGGTGCCTTCTTCATCGCCAGCCAAGTTCCGGGCACGCTTTGGCATCGTCGAACGGGTACGGACGATGTGGCATCTACGGCTAATTCCACGACACTCGCGACACCTGCATCTGCACCCAACGCTACCCAAGCTGCTCCTGTTATTTCTAATGAAATGAACCCGTCGCCGGCAAACGAGAGCTGTGGGGCGCTGAATGTGGAAGCGGAactgctgaagctggagcaaCAATATTGCGACGAGGCAAGACTGAATGAGATGGAAAGCAACACGCAACGCTACGCTCGATCTGTACCTAATCTACCACTAAAAACGAATAACCGAAAGAACGAAATGTTTGCTGCGCGGGACAATGCAGACCACTGGCTAAGCATCAAATCCGAGTACAGCGACAGTCGTGTAAATCCAAACTATTGGATATCTGGTTACCGCAACCGACACGACGATGACTTGGACCACTGGCACCAGGCACAAAACGCATCCGTGTTCTGGCAATTGGTCAACGATGCAGTGCAGAGTTCGTTCCTTGTCCGCTGGCCAGAAATATGGCCAAAATTAATctaa
- the LOC117902754 gene encoding uncharacterized protein C03B8.3 isoform X1, with protein MRRQCQAAFRHLVRHCQATAPTTTTRMGARRFCLFQAAPLLQKTPLLTHRRRYSKFSTHLNEERAMELLCNLDEEERHNLRDALGKIDADKEKKMYESQLAVGSWRTRFGRLSNKPTLGQVDPSGSFCAVPDEWLRKKMVESATPPTAGQLYSIFFVNAVPFIAFGFLDNFIMITAGEYIECYLGHFITLSTMAAAGLGNTISDVMGITMATYVEHGCQILGLKQPQMAPAQFELKSSKRASSFGRIMGITVGCLLGMCPLWFMEENQEANVPVPVPVPIAVVTAETEEEKVALN; from the exons ATGCGACGACAATGTCAGGCTGCATTCCGGCACCTGGTGCGTCACTGCCAGGCGACAGCccccacaacgacaacaagaATGGGCGCCCGAAGATTCTGCCTATTCCAAGCGGCGCCCCTGCTCCAAAAGACGCCCCTGCTGACCCACAGACGGCGTTACTCCAAATTCAGCACCCACCTAAACGAGGAGCGGGCCATGGAGCTGCTGTGCAATCTGGATGAGGAGGAGCGCCACAATCTGCGCGACGCTCTTGGCAAAATAGACGCCGACAAGGAGAAGAAGATGTACGAGA GCCAGCTGGCTGTTGGCAGTTGGCGGACACGCTTTGGACGGCTCTCGAATAAACCGACATTGGGACAGGTGGATCCTTCCGGCTCTTTTTGTGCCGTTCCCGATGAATGGCTGCGAAAGAAAATGG TTGAATCGGCAACGCCACCCACCGCAGGACAATTGTACAGCA TTTTCTTTGTCAACGCTGTGCCATTTATAGCCTTTGGTTTCCTCGACAATTTCATCATGATCACGGCC GGCGAATACATTGAGTGTTATTTGGGCCATTTCATTACCCTCTCCACAATGGCTGCTGCGGGCCTGGGGAATACCATTAGCGATGTTATGGGCATCACCATGGCCACGTATGTGGAGCACGGCTGTCAGATATTGGGCCTCAAGCAGCCACAAATGGCGCCAGCGCAATTTGAGCTCAAGTCCAGCAAACGTGCCTCCAGTTTT GGTCGTATTATGGGCATCACGGTGGGCTGCTTGCTGGGCATGTGCCCCTTGTGGTTTATGGAAGAGAATCAGGAAGCGaatgtgcctgtgcctgtgcctgtgcccatCGCCGTGGTCACAGCCGAGACAGAGGAGGAAAAAGTTGCGCTTAATTAG
- the LOC117902754 gene encoding transmembrane protein 65 isoform X2: protein MRRQCQAAFRHLVRHCQATAPTTTTRMGARRFCLFQAAPLLQKTPLLTHRRRYSKFSTHLNEERAMELLCNLDEEERHNLRDALGKIDADKEKKMYEIESATPPTAGQLYSIFFVNAVPFIAFGFLDNFIMITAGEYIECYLGHFITLSTMAAAGLGNTISDVMGITMATYVEHGCQILGLKQPQMAPAQFELKSSKRASSFGRIMGITVGCLLGMCPLWFMEENQEANVPVPVPVPIAVVTAETEEEKVALN from the exons ATGCGACGACAATGTCAGGCTGCATTCCGGCACCTGGTGCGTCACTGCCAGGCGACAGCccccacaacgacaacaagaATGGGCGCCCGAAGATTCTGCCTATTCCAAGCGGCGCCCCTGCTCCAAAAGACGCCCCTGCTGACCCACAGACGGCGTTACTCCAAATTCAGCACCCACCTAAACGAGGAGCGGGCCATGGAGCTGCTGTGCAATCTGGATGAGGAGGAGCGCCACAATCTGCGCGACGCTCTTGGCAAAATAGACGCCGACAAGGAGAAGAAGATGTACGAGA TTGAATCGGCAACGCCACCCACCGCAGGACAATTGTACAGCA TTTTCTTTGTCAACGCTGTGCCATTTATAGCCTTTGGTTTCCTCGACAATTTCATCATGATCACGGCC GGCGAATACATTGAGTGTTATTTGGGCCATTTCATTACCCTCTCCACAATGGCTGCTGCGGGCCTGGGGAATACCATTAGCGATGTTATGGGCATCACCATGGCCACGTATGTGGAGCACGGCTGTCAGATATTGGGCCTCAAGCAGCCACAAATGGCGCCAGCGCAATTTGAGCTCAAGTCCAGCAAACGTGCCTCCAGTTTT GGTCGTATTATGGGCATCACGGTGGGCTGCTTGCTGGGCATGTGCCCCTTGTGGTTTATGGAAGAGAATCAGGAAGCGaatgtgcctgtgcctgtgcctgtgcccatCGCCGTGGTCACAGCCGAGACAGAGGAGGAAAAAGTTGCGCTTAATTAG
- the LOC117902754 gene encoding transmembrane protein 65 isoform X3, whose translation MNGCERKWVKIQSATNQKVESATPPTAGQLYSIFFVNAVPFIAFGFLDNFIMITAGEYIECYLGHFITLSTMAAAGLGNTISDVMGITMATYVEHGCQILGLKQPQMAPAQFELKSSKRASSFGRIMGITVGCLLGMCPLWFMEENQEANVPVPVPVPIAVVTAETEEEKVALN comes from the exons ATGAATGGCTGCGAAAGAAAATGGGTAAAGATTCAATCAGCTACTAACCAAAAAG TTGAATCGGCAACGCCACCCACCGCAGGACAATTGTACAGCA TTTTCTTTGTCAACGCTGTGCCATTTATAGCCTTTGGTTTCCTCGACAATTTCATCATGATCACGGCC GGCGAATACATTGAGTGTTATTTGGGCCATTTCATTACCCTCTCCACAATGGCTGCTGCGGGCCTGGGGAATACCATTAGCGATGTTATGGGCATCACCATGGCCACGTATGTGGAGCACGGCTGTCAGATATTGGGCCTCAAGCAGCCACAAATGGCGCCAGCGCAATTTGAGCTCAAGTCCAGCAAACGTGCCTCCAGTTTT GGTCGTATTATGGGCATCACGGTGGGCTGCTTGCTGGGCATGTGCCCCTTGTGGTTTATGGAAGAGAATCAGGAAGCGaatgtgcctgtgcctgtgcctgtgcccatCGCCGTGGTCACAGCCGAGACAGAGGAGGAAAAAGTTGCGCTTAATTAG
- the LOC117902756 gene encoding general odorant-binding protein 28a yields MPRFVCSLLVVVLLGAVLVRGFDEKEAMAKMMESAEACLGEVGAKDTDLQDLVKKQPATTYEGKCLRACVMKKFGLLDGNGKLDTAAGHEKAKQYTGNDPAKLKIAMEIGDICAAITVPDDHCEAAEAYGACFKSEAVKHGLM; encoded by the coding sequence ATGCCTCGTTTTGTGTGCTCTCTGCTCGTTGTGGTGCTCCTGGGGGCCGTTCTGGTGCGCGGCTTTGACGAGAAGGAGGCCATGGCCAAGATGATGGAGAGCGCGGAGGCCTGTCTGGGCGAAGTGGGCGCCAAAGATACCGACCTGCAGGATCTGGTCAAGAAACAGCCGGCCACCACATACGAGGGCAAGTGCCTGCGTGCCTGTGTGATGAAGAAGTTTGGTCTGCTCGACGGCAACGGAAAGCTGGACACTGCCGCTGGACACGAGAAGGCCAAGCAGTACACCGGCAACGATCCTGCCAAGCTAAAGATTGCCATGGAGATTGGCGATATCTGCGCGGCTATCACTGTGCCTGATGACCATTGCGAGGCTGCCGAAGCCTATGGCGCCTGCTTCAAGAGCGAGGCCGTCAAACATGGCTTGATGTAA
- the LOC117901450 gene encoding probable 26S proteasome non-ATPase regulatory subunit 3 has protein sequence MNNAADIGTQDVEMEVDPPTAEVSLADEKKNQDVAAVQEIREQIRQIEKSVASKEPRFILRVLRNLPNTRRKLNGVVFRNLSQSIYPAGADREAALALMPAVEKDATELPDVGKKLVATKAPIAEVDAYFYLLLLVKLIDANDLKRAGTCADALMAKISIQNRRTLDLIGAKSYFYFSRVAELNNALEGIRAFLHARLRTATLRNDFEGQAVLINCLLRNYLHYALYDQADKLVKKSVYPESASNNEWARFLYYLGRIKAAKLEYSDAHKHLVQALRKSPQHAAIGFRQTVQKLIIVVELLLGNIPERVVFRQAGLRQSLGAYFQLTQAVRLGNLKRFGDVVSQYGPKFQLDHTFTLIIRLRHNVIKTAIRSIGLSYSRISPQDIARRLMLDSSEDAEFIVSKAIRDGVIEATLDPAQNYMRSKESTDIYSTREPQLAFHERISFCLNLHNQSVKAMRYPPKSYGKDLESAEERREREQQDLELAKEMAEDDEDGF, from the exons ATGAATAACGCTGCAGATATCGGTACTCAGGATGTTGAGATGGAGGTTGATCCTCCAACGGCCGAAGTATCACTGGCagacgaaaagaaaaaccaagaTGTGGCCGCTGTCCAAGAGATACGCGAGCAGATTCGACAAATCGAAAAGAGTGTCGCTTCGAAGGAGCCGCG ATTCATCTTGCGCGTGCTGAGAAATTTGCCCAACACCCGCCGCAAGCTGAACGGCGTTGTGTTCCGCAACCTGTCGCAGAGCATCTACCCAGCTGGTGCGGATCGTGAGGCTGCACTGGCCTTGATGCCCGCTGTGGAGAAGGACGCCACCGAGTTGCCTGATGTTGGCAAAAAACTTGTGGCTACAAAGGCACCGATAGCCGAGGTGGATGCATACTTCTatctactgctgctggtcaaaTTGATAGACGCCAACGATCTGAAGCGCGCCGGTACGTGTGCCGATGCCTTGATGGCCAAAATATCCATCCAGAACCGTCGAACCCTGGATCTCATCGGCGCCAAGTCTTATTTCTACTTTTCGCGAGTTGCTGAGCTCAACAACGCCCTGGAGGGCATTCGCGCCTTCCTGCACGCCCGTCTGCGGACCGCCACACTGCGCAACGACTTCGAGGGTCAGGCCGTGCTCATAAATTGCCTGCTCAGAAACTATCTGCACTATGCTCTCTACGATCAGGCTGACAAGTTGGTGAAGAAGTCCGTCTACCCCGAGTCGGCCAGCAACAATGAATGGGCCCGTTTCCTCTACTATTTGGGTCGCATCAAGGCGGCCAAGCTGGAGTACAGTGACGCACACAAGCACCTGGTCCAGGCCCTCCGCAAATCGCCTCAGCATGCGGCCATCGGCTTCCGCCAGACCGTGCAGAAGCTGATCATTGTAGTGGAGCTGTTGCTGGGCAACATTCCCGAGCGCGTTGTGTTCCGCCAGGCGGGGCTACGACAGTCGCTTGGTGCCTACTTCCAGCTCACCCAGGCTGTGCGTTTGGGCAACCTGAAACGTTTCGGCGACGTGGTGTCGCAGTATGGACCCAAGTTCCAGCTGGACCACACCTTCACACTGATCATACGCTTGCGCCACAATGTGATCAAGACTGCCATCCGTTCGATTGGTCTTTCCTACTCGCGCATCTCGCCCCAGGATATCGCCAGGCGCTTGATGCTGGATTCGTCCGAGGATGCGGAGTTTATTGTTTCGAAGGCCATACGCGACGGTGTTATTGAGGCCACCCTGGATCCGGCACAGAACTACATGCGCAGCAAGGAGAGCACCGACATTTACAGCACACGGGAGCCCCAATTAGCCTTCCACGAGCGCATCTCGTTTTGCCTGAATCTTCACAACCAGAGCGTCAAGGCCATGCGCTATCCGCCCAAGTCGTACGGCAAGGATCTGGAGAGTGCTGAGGAGAGACGCGAGCGTGAGCAACAGGACCTGGAACTGGCCAAGGAGATGGCTGAAGATGATGAGGATGGTTTCTAA